One genomic window of Pocillopora verrucosa isolate sample1 chromosome 8, ASM3666991v2, whole genome shotgun sequence includes the following:
- the LOC131785984 gene encoding beta-4C adrenergic receptor-like, whose amino-acid sequence MFCETLVQYFPFTSEYEELRRSYIANCVFNNFLTYLAVMLNIVTFYAIRKTQSLPKTTKTLLLSLVVSDVGVGLFVQPFYTSLLVSWLQRNSPSCLTYRMFSNVGLFFSQASFAGVVAVSVDRFFAVNLHLRYKELVTHKRVLAVVISIWVFSAFVSLIILSGLRLIQIIIQTFAQISSLVVTTVIYIKLYLVVRYHKNRIQFLQARGEQPREIKNLSSVIKSALVSFYVYVAFLFCYAPYWFSVTAIRFYGPTVTLKSLHLFSVTLVFMNSSLNPVIYCWKMRHIRCAVMNILRSMSRNNGVEIKFSTEQSAMSPCDVTN is encoded by the coding sequence ATGTTTTGCGAAACATTGGTTCAATATTTTCCCTTCACCTCTGAATATGAAGAACTTCGCAGGAGTTACATCGCTAACTGCGTCTTCAATAATTTTCTGACCTATCTCGCCGTTATGCTAAACATTGTAACATTCTATGCGATACGAAAAACTCAATCGTTGCCAAAGACGACAAAGACTTTGCTTTTGAGTCTGGTTGTTTCTGATGTCGGTGTGGGTCTGTTTGTTCAGCCATTTTACACTTCACTACTGGTCAGTTGGCTACAACGAAACAGCCCGAGCTGCCTCACTTACCGAATGTTCAGTAACGTCGGCCTGTTCTTTTCTCAAGCTTCGTTTGCTGGTGTTGTGGCTgtaagtgtagacaggttcTTTGCTGTTaatcttcatctcagatacaAGGAACTTGTAACCCACAAACGCGTTCTTGCTGTGGTGATTTCAATATGggtgttcagtgcatttgtttctttgataataTTGAGTGGTCTGCGCCTTATTCAGATCATCATTCAGACCTTTGCTCAAATAAGTAGCCTTGTTGTGACGACAGTAATTTATATCAAGCTTTATTTGGTCGTGCGATATCATAAAAATAGGATTCAGTTCTTGCAAGCGCGCGGTGAACAGCctagggaaataaaaaatttatcgaGTGTCATAAAATCTGCGCTCGTTAGCTTTTACGTGTATGTggcttttttattttgttacgCGCCTTATTGGTTCTCTGTGACGGCCATACGATTCTACGGTCCGACGGTGACATTGAAGAGTTTACATCTCTTCTCAGTGACTCTAGTTTTTATGAATTCGTCTCTAAACCCGGtgatatactgctggaagatgagacacatTCGGTGCGCCGTTATGAACATACTTCGGAGCATGTCTAGGAACAATGGCGTGGAAATTAAATTTAGTACCGAACAGTCGGCAATGAGCCCTTGTGATGTCACCAACTGA